Proteins from a single region of Lates calcarifer isolate ASB-BC8 linkage group LG19, TLL_Latcal_v3, whole genome shotgun sequence:
- the bsdc1 gene encoding BSD domain-containing protein 1, giving the protein MAEGEGWWGGWLQQSFQAVKEKSSEALEFLKRDLTEFSTVVQHDTACSIVATATAVRNKLAVEGSSETTEKVKKSLSSFLGVITDTLAPPPDKTIDCDVITLVATPAGTTEVYDSSKARLYSLQADPATYCNEPDGPPEQFDNWLSSFSLEDKKGEISELLVNSPSIRALYTKMVPAAVAHSEFWQRYFYKVFQLDQEEARRVALKQRAEQTAHTETLGWEEEEEDDFLGASSPSQLNFTPPLDNSLTQLPAASTAPTGTTLLSPILSPSEERDTTLSVSSDSVSLPTQVEVRPEPVATELAKKLTEASLEDIVVDETQEEQRPGKSDLPPEAQVEAVTQPEVTVDGASVRTPASKPEAAKEEGPQDLRVFELNSDSGKSTPSNNGKKGSSTDVSEDWEKDFDLDMTEEEVQLALSKIEDPGELDEDWENWD; this is encoded by the exons ATGGCTGAAGG AGAAGGCTGGTGGGGAGGCTGGCTTCAGCAAAGCTTCCAGGCCGTCAAAGAAAAG TCATCTGAGGCCTTAGAATTCCTAAAGCGAGACCTGACAGAGTTCTCCACTGTGGTGCAGCATGACACAGCCTGCTCCATTGTGGCGACAGCCACTGCTGTCAGAAACAAACTTGCA GTGGAAGGCTCCTCAGAGACCACAGAGAAGGTGAAGAAAAGCCTCTCTAGTTTCTTGGGAGTCATAACAGACACACTTGCTCCACCCCCCGATAAAACCATTGACTGTGATGTTATCACATTGGTGGCGACGCCAGCAGGGACCACAGAGGTTTACGACAGCTCCAAG GCACGTCTCTACAGTTTGCAAGCCGACCCTGCTACATACTGCAACGAGCCTGATG GTCCCCCAGAGCAGTTTGACAACTGGCTGTCCAGCTTCAGTTTGGAAGATAAGAAAGGAGAAATCTCAGAGCTTTTGGTCAACAGTCCTTCTATACGAGCCCTTTACACCAAAATG GTGCCAGCAGCTGTAGCCCATTCAGAATTTTGGCAGAGGTATTTCTACAAAGTCTTCCAGTTGGACCAG GAGGAGGCAAGGAGAGTAGCGCTGAAGCAGAGAGCAGAACAGAcggcacacacagagacccttggctgggaagaggaagaggagg ATGATTTCCTTGGCGCCTCGTCGCCATCTCAACTCAACTTCACACCCCCCCTGGATAACAGCCTAACCCAGCTGCCCGCAGCCTCGACAGCACCCACAGGAACGACACTGCTGAGCCCCATCCTGTCTCCAAGTGAAGAGCGTGACACCACCCTCTCAGTTAGCAGCGACAGCGTCAGCCTGCCCACGCAGGTGGAAGTGAGGCCAGAGCCTGTTGCCACAGAGCTGGCCAAGAAACTGACAGAAGCTAGTTTGGAAGATATTGTTGTAGACGAGACACAAGAAGAGCAGAGGCCTGGAAAGAGTGACTTACCTCCTGAGGCTCAAGTGGAAGCTGTAACCCAGCCAGAGGTCACTGTTGATGGGGCATCCGTGAGGACCCCTGCTTCTAAACCAGAGGCAGCAAAGGAAGAGGGGCCACAGGACCTGAGAGTGTTTGAGCTCAACTCTGACAGTGGGAAGTCTACGCCCTCTAACAACGGCAAGAAAG GGTCCAGCACAGATGTGAGTGAGGACTGGGAGAAAGACTTTGACCTGGAcatgacagaggaagaagtcCAACTGGCACTCTCTAAAATAGAAGACCCTGGAGAG CTGGATGAAGACTGGGAGAACTGGGACTGA
- the olig4 gene encoding oligodendrocyte transcription factor 4, producing MDSDAGSTCSRSSSPDLVVDDSAGSFFSNKMFQTYCQENRVDSEAGQRCSGGGKTKTRSELSKEEMQDLRLKVNSRERKRMHDLNQAMDGLREVMPYAHGPSVRKLSKISTLLLARNYILMLSSSLEEMKKLVGDVYGGSAAVQSRTAAHPAAHPVAHPAITTTAPTAHLPLHPLAQSLHSLVGSTSSTLQHHSASPSSAPAPHSPPSASFLGFHAPVQGLLKDPLHLTSSYRHFPGMPCPCSLCQPLPTTTSTLHSLSMNK from the coding sequence ATGGATTCTGACGCTGGCTCCACCTGCAGCCGCTCCTCATCCCCAGACCTGGTGGTGGATGACTCAGCAGGGAGCTTCTTCTCCAACAAGATGTTCCAGACGTACTGCCAAGAAAACAGAGTGGACAGCGAGGCCGGCCAGCGGTGCAGCGGGGGCGGTAAGACCAAGACCAGGTCTGAGCTCAGCAAGGAAGAAATGCAGGACCTGAGGCTCAAAGTCAACAGTCGGGAGAGGAAAAGGATGCACGATCTGAACCAGGCGATGGACGGCCTGAGAGAGGTCATGCCCTACGCTCACGGCCCCTCGGTCCGCAAGCTGTCAAAGATCTCCACCTTGCTGTTAGCCCGCAACTACATCCTCATGCTGTCCAGCTCtttggaggagatgaagaagctAGTGGGGGATGTTTACGGGGGCAGTGCAGCCGTGCAGAGCCGCACCGCTGCCCACCCTGCCGCTCACCCTGTTGCTCACCCCGCTATCACCACTACAGCCCCCACAGCCCACCTCCCTCTGCATCCTCTGGCCCAGTCCCTGCACTCTCTGGTGGGCAGCACGTCTTCCACTCTCCAGCATCACTCAGCTTCTCCTTCTTCAGCCCCAGCCCCGCACTCCCCTCCTTCCGCCAGCTTCCTGGGTTTTCACGCTCCAGTCCAGGGCCTTCTGAAGGACCCCCTCCACCTGACCAGCTCCTACAGGCACTTCCCCGGCATGCCCTGCCCCTGCTCACTCTGCCAGCCTTTGCCCACCACTACCTCCACACTGCACAGCCTGTCTATGAACAAGTGA